A section of the Xiphias gladius isolate SHS-SW01 ecotype Sanya breed wild chromosome 10, ASM1685928v1, whole genome shotgun sequence genome encodes:
- the ttc8 gene encoding tetratricopeptide repeat protein 8 produces the protein MEVTMDPLFLAWSYFRRRKLQQCSDICTKILQDNPYDQAAWSLKTHALTEMVYIDEVEVDQEGIAEMMLDESSIAQVARPGTSLRLPGTSQGGGPTPAIRPMTQSGRPITGFVRPSTQSGRPGTMEQAIKTPRTASTARPVTSASGRFIRLGTASMLTNPDGPFINLSRLNLAKYSQKPNLSRTLFEYIFHHENDVKNALDLAAQATEHAQFKDWWWKVQLGKCYYRLGLYREAEKQFRSALNHQEVVDTYLYLAKVYQRLDQPITALNLFKQGLDHFPGEVTLLTGIARIHEEMNNISSATEYYKDVLKQDNTHVEAIACIGSNHFYTDQPEIALRFYRRLLQMGVYNCQLYNNLGLCCFYAQQYDMTLSSFERALALVDSDEEQADVWYNIGHVAVGIGDLTLAYQCFKLALAFNNDHAEAYNNLAVLELRKGRIEQSKAFLQTAASLAPHMYEPHFNLSILSERIGDLQSSYTAAQKSEDAFPEHVDTQQLLRQLRQHFALL, from the exons ATGGAGGTAACGATGGACCCTTTGTTTCTGGCGTGGAGCTATTTCAGGAGGCGGAAACTGCAACAGTGTTCAGatatttgtacaaaaatattacaaGACAACCCATACGACCAG gctGCATGGAGCTTGAAAACCCATGCTCTGACAGAGATGGTATACATAGATGAAGTTGAGGTCGACCAGGAGGGGATTGCTGAGATGATGCTGGATGAGAGCTCTATTGCTCAAGTTGCAC GCCCTGGAACATCACTGAGGCTCCCTGGAACAAGTCAGGGTGGAGGGCCCACACCAGCTATCAG GCCTATGACACAATCAGGGCGTCCTATCACGGGATTTGTGAGACCCAGCACACAGTCTGGGCGTCCTGGGACAATGGAGCAGGCAATCAAAACTCCCCGCACTGCAAGCACTGCTCGGCCTGTCACTAGTGCTTCCGGTAGATTCATCCGTCTGGGAACA GCTTCAATGCTAACCAATCCAGATGGACCATTTATTAACTTGTCAAGACTAAATCTGGCCAAGTATTCCCAAAAGCCCAATTTATCCAGG ACACTGTTTGAGTACATCTTCCATCACGAAAACgatgtgaaaaat GCTCTAGATTTGGCTGCTCAAGCTACTGAGCACGCTCAATTCAAAGATTGGTGGTGGAAAGTTCAGCTGGGAAAATGTTACTACAG GCTGGGTTTATATcgagaagcagaaaaacagtttcGATCAGCTCTCAACCACCAAGAGGTGGTGGATACATATCTCTACCTGGCAAAA GTTTACCAGCGTCTTGATCAACCAATAACAGCGCTCAACCTTTTCAAGCAAGGCCTGGACCACTTCCCTGGTGAGGTCACCCTTCTAACAGGAATCGCTCGCATTCATGAG GAGATGAACAACATTTCTTCAGCCACAGAGTACTACAAAGATGTCCTGAAGCAGGACAACACTCACGTGGAGGCTATAGCTTGTATAGGAAGCAATCACTTCTACACTGATCAGCCAGAGATTGCCTTGCGGTTCTACAG ACGGCTGCTCCAGATGGGGGTGTATAACTGTCAGCTGTACAACAACCTGGGCCTGTGCTGCTTCTATGCCCAGCAGTACGACATGACTCTGTCCTCGTTTGAGAGGGCCCTGGCCCTGGTGGACAGTGATGAAGAGCAGGCTGATGTCTGGTACAACATAGGACACGTGGCTGTG GGCATAGGGGACCTGACACTGGCCTATCAGTGTTTCAAACTGGCTTTGGCTTTTAATAATGACCATGCTGAGGCCTACAACAACTTGGCTGTGCTGGAGCTGCGCAAAGGTCGCATTGAACAG TCTAAAGCCTTCCTACAGACTGCTGCATCACTGGCCCCTCACATGTACGAGCCACACTTCAATCTTTCCATTCTTTCTGAAAGG ATTGGGGACCTTCAGAGCAGCTACACTGCGGCCCAAAAGTCTGAGGATGCATTTCCTGAGCACGTTGACACTCAGCAGCTTCTCAGACAACTTCGGCAGCACTTTGCGCTGCTGTGA
- the eml5 gene encoding echinoderm microtubule-associated protein-like 5 translates to MADRTAPSCHLRLEWVYGYRGHQCRNNLYYTAAKEIVYFVAGVGVVYNTREHKQKFYLGHNDDIIRPAVISAFVVACHATVECLVSVGLDSKNTICVWDWRRGKVLAAAPGHTDRIFDISWDLYQPSKLVSCGVKHIKFWSLCGNALTPKRGVFGKTGDLQTILCLACAKDEVTYSGALNGDIYVWKGINLMRTVQGAHGSGIFSMNACEEGFATGGRDGCVRLWDLNFKPITVIDLRETDQGYKGLSVRSVCWRGDHILVGTQDSEIFEVVVHDRNKPFLIMQGHCEGELWALAVHPTKPLAMTGSDDRSVRIWSLIDHALIARCNMEEPIRCAAVSTDGIHLALGMKDGSFTVLRVRDMTEVVHIKDRKEAIHELKYSPDGAHLAVGSNDNSVDIYGVVQRYKKVGECIGSNSFITHMDWSTDSKYLQTNNGSGRRLFYRMPSGKEVTNREELKLVQWASWTCVLGPEVNGIWPKYSDINDINSVDANFNNQVLVTADDYGLVKLLRYPCIKKGAKFKKYLGHSAHITNARWSHDYQWVITIGGADHSVFQWKFVPERKSKEALHIAPQETLADSNSEESDSDQSDVPEMDSEIEQETQLTYRRQVYKEDLPQLKEQCKEKHRATAMKKRERAPGSGVKLHFIHGYRGYDCRSNLFYTQTGEIVYHVAAVGVVYNRQQNTQRFYMGHDDDILCLAIHPLKDFVATGQVGRDSCIHIWDTETLKPVSVLKGFHQLGVCALDFSADGKRLASVGLDENHTIVLWDWRKGEKLSAMRGSKDKIFVVKINPYLPDKLITAGVKHMKFWHKAGGGLIGRKGNMGKTETMMCAVYGWSEEMVFSGTCTGDICIWRDMFLMKTVKAHDGPVFSMHALEKGFVTGGKDGIVALWDDTFERCLKTYAIKRAVLAPGSKGLLLEDNPSIRAISLGHGHILVGTKNGEILEVDKSGPITLLVQGHMEGEVWGMATHPHLPLCATVSDDKTLRIWDLSPSHCMLAVRKLRKGGRCCCFSPDGKALAVGLNDGSFLIVNADTLEDLVSFHHRKDIISDIRFSPGAGKYLAVASGDTFVDIYNVMSSKRVGVCKGCLNYITHLDWDKRGKLLQVNTGAKEQFFFEAPRGKRQTIPATEVEKIDWSTWTCVLGASVEGIWPVINEVTEVTTACLSNDRKVLATGDDLGYVKLFRYPVKGKYAKFKRYVAHSAHVTNVRWTHDDSLLVTVGGGDTCLMIWTHEPEGHREFKPCNSEESDIESEDDGGYDSDVTRENEINYTIKALSTNMRPMTGVKPHLQLKEPSVDERQGVVRGSRPPVSRALPQPEKLQTNNVGKKKRPIEDLVLDLVFGYRGNDCRNNVHYLNDGADIIYHTASVGIVLNLTTSCQSFYVEHSDDILCLTINQHPKFPNVVATGQVGDTGDMSATSPSIHVWDAMTKQTLSVLRCFHSGGVCSVSFSATGKLLLSVGLDPEHTVTIWKWQEGAKVASRIGHTQRIFVAEFRPDSDTHFVSVGIKHVRFWTLAGRALLSKKGVLSSIEDARMQTMLSVAFGANNLTFTGTISGDVCVWKEHILVRIVAKAHTGPVFTMYTTLRDGLIVTGGKERPSKEGGALKLWDQELKRCRAFRLETGQIIDCVRSVCRGKGKILVGTRNAEIIEVGEKNAACNILVNGHMDGPIWGLGTHPSRDVFLSAAEDGTVRLWDIPEKKMLNKVNLGHPARTISYSPEGDMVAIGMKNGEFIILLVASLKIWGKKRDRRSPIQDIRFSPNSRYLAVGSTESAVDFYDLTLGPQLNRINCCRDIPSFVMQMDFSADSTYVQISTGAYRRLVYEVPSGKQVTEQSHVDRITWATWTSVLGDEVIGIWSRNTDKADVTCACVSHSGLNIVTGDDFGMVKLFDFPCPEKFAKHKRFLGHSAHLTNVRFTNGDRFVVSAGGDDRSLFVWRCVHAPH, encoded by the exons ATGGCTGACAGAACTGCTCCCAGCTGCCACCTGAGACTGGAGTGGGTGTACGGATACCGGGGACACCAGTGCCGCAACAACCTGTACTACACCGCCGCCAAGGAAATAGTCTATTTTGTCGCCGGTGTGGGAGTTGTGTACAACACCCGGGAGCACAAGCAGAAATTTTACCTGGGACACAACGATGACATTATCAG ACCAG CCGTTATTAGCGCTTTCGTTGTGGCCTGCCATGCTACAGTGGAG TGTTTGGTGTCCGTGGGCTTAGACTCTAAAAACACAATCTGTGTGTGGGactggaggagagggaaagtTCTGGCAGCCGCTCCCGGTCATACAGACAGG ATATTTGACATATCGTGGGATTTGTACCAGCCGAGCAAGCTTGTAAGCTGTGGTGTCAAACATATCAAG ttcTGGAGCTTATGCGGTAATGCTCTCACACCGAAACGTGGTGTTTTTGGCAAAACGGGGGATCTCCAAACCATCCTCTGCCTTGCATGCGCCAAGGACGAGGTCACATATTCAGGTGCCTTGAATGGTGACATTTATGTGTGGAAAGGGATCAACCTGATGAGGACAGTACAAGGGGCTCATGGG TCAGGGATTTTCAGCATGAATGCTTGTGAAGAGGGCTTCGCCACCGGGGGCAGAGACGGCTGCGTCCGGCTGTGGGATCTCAACTTCAAACCAATTACTGTCATTGATCTCAGGGAAACAGATCAAGGATATAAAG GGCTGTCCGTGCGGAGTGTGTGCTGGCGGGGAGATCACATCCTGGTGGGCACGCAGGACAGTGAGATCTTCGAGGTGGTGGTCCACGACCGCAACAAGCCCTTCCTCATCATGCAGGGTCACTGTGAGGGCGAGCTGTGGGCGCTGGCCGTGCACCCCACCAAGCCTCTGGCCATGACAGGAAGTGACGACCGCTCAGTCAG GATATGGAGCCTTATAGATCATGCACTGATAGCCCGCTGTAATATGGAGGAGCCTATCCGCTGTGCTGCTGTGAGCACTGATGGCATTCACCTGGCGCTGGGAATGAAGGATGGCTCATTCACTGTTCTAAGAGTCAG AGATATGACAGAAGTGGTCCACATCAAGGACAGGAAGGAGGCCATTCATGAGCTTAAGTATTCTCCTGATGGGGCCCATTTGGCTGTCGGCTCCAATGATAACTCAGTGGACATCTACGGTGTAGTGCAGAGGTACAAGAAAGTGGGCGAGTGCATTGGCTCCAACAGCTTCATTACACACATGGACTGGTCCACAGACAGCAAATACCTGCAGACCAACAATGGCAGTGGCAGGAGGCTCTTCTATAGGATGCCAA GTGGGAAGGAGGTGACCAACAGGGAAGAGCTGAAGCTGGTACAGTGGGCTTCATGGACGTGTGTGTTGGGCCCCGAGGTTAATGGAATATGGCCCAAGTATTCAGATATCAATGACATCAACTCTGTGGATGCCAACTTCAACAATCAAGTCTTAGTAACAGCTGACGACTATGGATTGGTCAAACTTTTACGGTATCCATGtataaaaaaag gtgcaaaatttaaaaagtatttaggTCATTCAGCCCACATAACCAATGCTAGGTGGTCACATGACTACCAGTGGGTGATAACTATTGGTGGTGCTGATCACTCCGTGTTCCAGTGGAAGTTTGTTCCTGAAAGAAAGTCTAAAGAAGCTCTGCATATAGCGCCGCAAG AGACCTTGGCAGACTCTAACAGTGAAGAGTCAGACTCTGATCAGTCAGACGTACCTGAGATGGACTCAGAAATCGAGCAGGAGACGCAGCTCACATATCGAAGACAG GTTTATAAAGAAGATCTACCTCAGCTCAAAGAGCAGTGTAAAGAGAAGCATCGGGCAACAGCCATGAAGAAGAGAGAACGAGCACCAGGGAGCGGGGTGAAGCTGCACTTTATTCATGG ctACAGGGGCTACGATTGCAGGAGCAACCTGTTCTACACCCAAACCGGGGAGATAGTCTACCATGTAGCTGCCGTTGGGGTTGTGTACAACAGACAACAGAATACCCAGCGTTTCTACATGGGCCATGATGATGACATCCTCTGTCTGGCTATCCACCCCCTCAAGGACTTTGTAGCAACAGGCCAG GTTGGCAGAGATTCCTGCATCCACATATGGGACACAGAAACGTTGAAACCCGTGTCCGTCCTGAAGGGTTTCCACCAGCTTGGGGTGTGCGCTCTGGACTTTTCCG CGGATGGCAAGCGGCTGGCCTCGGTGGGCCTAGACGAAAATCACACCATTGTGCTGTGGGACTGGAGGAAGGGGGAGAAGCTCTCTGCCATGCG ggGAAGCAAGGACAAGATTTTTGTTGTCAAAATAAACCCTTACCTGCCTGACAAGCTCATCACAGCTGGTGTGAAACATATGAAGTTTTGGCATAAAGCTG gtGGTGGTCTAATTGGGCGCAAAGGGAACATGGGGAAGACGGAGACTATGATGTGTGCCGTGTACGGCTGGTCGGAGGAGATGGTGTTTTCAGGCACATGCACGGGGGACATTTGCATCTGGAGGGACATGTTCCTGATGAAGACTGTCAAGGCTCATGACGGCCCTGTTTTCAGTATGCACGCTCTAGAAAAG GGATTCGTGACTGGAGGAAAGGATGGTATAGTAGCTCTGTGGGATGACACTTTTGAGAGATGCCTCAAGACCTACGCCATCAAGAGAGCAGTCCTAGCTCCAGGCTCTAAAG GGTTGCTGTTGGAAGACAATCCCTCCATACGCGCCATTTCTCTGGGCCACGGCCACATCCTGGTGGGGACCAAGAACGGTGAGATCTTGGAGGTGGACAAGAGTGGCCCCATCACTCTGCTGGTCCAG GGTCACATGGAAGGTGAAGTGTGGGGCATGGCCACTCAtccccatctccctctctgtgccACCGTCAGCGATGACAAAACCCTGCGCATATGGGACCTCTCACCCAGTCACTGCATGCTGGCTGTTCGCAAGCTCAGGAAAG GCGGCCgttgctgctgcttctctcctgATGGCAAAGCCTTGGCGGTGGGCCTGAACGATGGCAGTTTCCTTATTGTGAACGCAGACACCCTGGAGGACCTGGTGTCCTTCCACCACCGCAAAGACATCATATCTGATATTAGATTCTCTCCAG GTGCTGGGAAATACCTTGCAGTGGCATCCGGAGACACTTTTGTGGATATTTACAACGTAATGAGCAGCAAAAGGGTTGGAGTCTGCAAAGGATGTCTCAACTACATTACCCATCTGGACTGGGACAAGAGAG GAAAACTACTTCAAGTCAACACTGGTGCTAAAGAGCAGTTTTTCTTCGAAGCTCCTCGCGGCAAGAGGCAGACCATTCCGGCGACAGAG GTGGAGAAGATCGACTGGAGCACATGGACGTGTGTCCTGGGAGCGTCCGTTGAGGGCATCTGGCCCGTGATCAATGAGGTCACCGAGGTGACCACTGCCTGCCTTAGTAACGACAGGAAGGTGCTGGCAACGGGAGATGATTTGGGATACGTAAAGCTCTTCAGATACCCTGTCAAG GGGAAGTATGCAAAGTTCAAACGCTATGTGGCTCACAGTGCACATGTTACCAATGTGCGATGGACCCATGACGACAGCCTCTTGGTGACAGTGGGTGGGGGTGACACATGCCTCATGATCTGGACCCATGAGCCCGAGGGCCACCGGGAATTCAAACCGTGTAACAGCGAGGAGTCGGACATCGAGAGCGAGGATGATGGAG GTTACGACAGCGATGTGACGAGAGAGAACGAGATCAACTACACCATCAAAGCCTTATCCACCAACATGCGACCGATGACTGGTGTGAAACCCCACTTGCAGCTGAAAGAGCCCTCTGTGGATGAAAG ACAAGGGGTGGTCAG AGGGTCAAG GCCTCCTGTCAGCAGAGCGCTGCCACAGCCAGAGAAGCTGCAGACCAACAACGTTGGCAAAAAGAAGAGACCCATTGAG GACCTGGTGTTGGACCTGGTATTTGGTTACCGTGGCAATGACTGCCGCAATAACGTGCACTACCTGAACGACGGGGCGGACATCATCTACCACACGGCCTCAGTTGGCATCGTGCTGAACTTGACGACCT CCTGCCAAAGTTTCTATGTAGAACACAGTGACGACATTCTGTGCCTGACAATCAATCAACATCCCAAATTCCCCAACGTGGTGGCAACTGGCCAAGTAG GTGATACTGGTGACATGTCAG CCACCTCTCCATCTATTCACGTGTGGGACGCCATGACCAAGCAGACGCTGTCAGTGCTACGCTGCTTCCACTCCGGCGGAGTGTGTTCTGTCAGCTTCAGTGCCACAGGAAAGCTCCTGCTGTCGGTGGGCCTGGACCCTGAACACACTGTCACCATCTGGAAGTGGCAGGAAG GTGCCAAGGTGGCCAGCCGGATAGGTCACACCCAGAGGATCTTTGTGGCCGAGTTTCGGCCggactcagacacacactttgtGTCTGTGGGGATCAAGCACGTGCGTTTCTGGACGTTAGCTGGTCGAGCTCTGCTCAGCAAGAAAGGCGTGCTGAGCTCCATAGAGGACGCCCGGATGCAGACCATGCTGTCTGTAGCATTTGGAGCT aataACTTGACATTTACAGGTACCATAAgtggggatgtgtgtgtgtggaaggaaCACATTCTAGTAAGAATAGTGGCCAAAGCTCATACAGGCCCTGTGTTCACCATGTACACCACACTGAGAGACGGCCTCATTGTCACCGGAGGCAAAGAAAGACC GTCAAAGGAGGGAGGTGCTCTGAAGCTCTGGGACCAGGAGCTGAAACGCTGCAGAGCCTTTCGATTAGAAACTGGACAGATCATAGACTGTGTTCGCTCTGTATGCAGAGGAAAG GGTAAGATCCTCGTGGGGACCAGAAACGCAGAGATCATTGAGGTAGGGGAGAAGAACGCAGCGTGCAACATCTTGGTGAACGGACACATGGACGGACCTATCTGGGGCTTGGGCACACATCCTTCTAGGGACGTATTTCTGTCCGCTGCAGAGGATGGCACAGTTCGCCTGTGGGACATCCCAGAGAAG AAGATGCTGAATAAGGTGAACCTGGGCCACCCGGCGCGTACCATCAGCTACAGTCCTGAGGGAGACATGGTGGCCATCGGCATGAAGAACGGAGAGTTCATCATCCTGCTGGTTGCCTCGCTCAAAATCTGGGGCAAGAAAAGGGACCGGCGTTCCCCTATCCAGGATATTAG GTTCAGTCCAAATTCTCGTTACTTGGCTGTAGGCTCCACTGAGAGTGCAGTTGACTTCTACGACCTGACGCTCGGCCCGCAGCTGAACCGCATCAACTGCTGCAGGGACATCCCCAGCTTTGTGATGCAGATGGACTTTTCTGCCGACAGCACTTATGTCCAG ATATCCACAGGGGCTTATAGACGACTCGTGTACGAGGTGCCGTCTGGGAAGCAGGTCACAGAGCAGTCCCACGTTGACAGGATTACCTGGGCCACCTGGACCAG TGTCCTCGGGGACGAGGTCATTGGGATCTGGTCCCGTAACACTGACAAAGCAGACGTCacctgtgcctgtgtgtcccACTCAGGCCTTAACATTGTCACAGGCGATGACTTTGGAATGGTAAAGCTGTTTGACTTTCCATGTCCAGAGAAGTTT GCCAAACACAAACGCTTTCTGGGCCATTCTGCTCACTTGACAAATGTACGCTTCACAAACGGAGATCGCTTTGTTGTTAGTGCCGGCGGAGATGACAGAAG cCTCTTTGTGTGGAGGTGTGTCCATGCCCCTCACTGA